CCGCTATGCCGAAGCGCAGATGGCGCATCTCGACAGCGAGAAATGAACTCCAGATATGGAAACGGCCCGGTTTTCGACCGGGCCGTCTCTCGTTTCATTCCATACTGAAGCCAACCTGCGGTCGGATCAGACCGGTCCGGAGAAGGTATCGCAGGAGTCCACCTTGCCGCTGTCAAAGCCGCGCTTGAACCACTTCATCCGCTGGGCGGACGTGCCGTGGTTGAAGCTGTCGGGCACGACATAACCCTGGCTGCGCTTCTGCAACGTATCGTCACCGATCTGCTTGGCCGCATTCAGCGCCTCTTCGAGATCGCCTGCCTCAAGCAAGCCCTTCTGCTGCGTGTACTTGCCCCAGATCCCGGCAAAGCAATCCGCCTGAAGCTCGACGCGCACCGACATCTGGTTCGATTCGACTTCGCTCATCGACTGCCGCATCTGGTTGAACTTCGGCAGGATACCGGTGAGGTTCTGAACGTGATGGCCGACCTCATGCGCGACGACATAGGCCTCGGCAAAATCGCCGGAAGCGCCGAAGCGGTCATTGAGTTCCCGGAAGAAGTCCGTATCGAGATAGACCTTGCGGTCGCCCGGGCAATAGAACGGCCCGGTGGCGGAGGAAGCGGTTCCGCAGGCGGAAGCCGTCCGGCCGGCGAAGAGAACCAGCGTCGGCTCTTGATAGGTCTGGCCGGCCGCCTTGAAGATGCCATTCCAGGTGTCCTCGGTCTCGGCAAGAACGGTGCGGACGAAAGCCGTCATCTCGTCGCTGGCCGGCTGGGAGGGCTGCTCGCCGATCGACTGTTCATAACCCGACCCCTGCTGCTGCATCGAGCCGTCGCCCAGAAGCTGCAGCATGTCGATGCCCATCATCTTCAGGACGAAATAGATAACGACCAGAAATATGATCGTGCCGATGCTCATGCCACCGCCGCGCCGGCCTCCCGTGGGAAGCTGCATGCCCGACCGTCCGAACGGATCGCGCCCCATGCCGCCGCGGCCGGTCGAGGTGCCGCGCCGGTCTTCAATATTGTCCGATTGACGTCGGCCCTTCCATTCCATGGTATTCATCCTCTCCAGCGGGCACTTCGCGCCCTTGGAAACAATCTATAGTGCAAACTGTTCCCTGCGGCCATTCTAAACGAACCGGCAGGACCCCTTCGAGCAGGAAACAGAAGAAACGTTGACCGCGTGTCAGGTGGGAGAGTGAAGCACTGGAGAAGCCAGCGCGACACTTCCAACTCGACCGCGCCTTTTTGCCGAGACGGCTTTCAGAAGGTGGTGAGCCGCAGTAGTCAAGCCAGCGGAAACATAGCCGTCGATCGCATAGTGCCAACCGAGATACACCGAACTTGCCATGATCAGAAGAACATAGGCGGCACCCGCGGCTGCCCACCAGCGCCCGCGCTCGGCGAGGAAAAGGGCATTCATGGTGATCAAGCCGACATGTACGCTCGGGAAAGCAGAGATGCCCGAACCGAAGCCGGCCACTCCCTTCTCGTAAAGGGTCCAGAGGTATTGCTGGAATTCGTGGGCCTGACCGTTCGCCAGGAACGCCGCCAGTGCGCTGAAGCGCGCCTCGTCCCCGGTCACCGCTCCGTAATAGACCGGTCCGGCGGACAGGAACAGGCCAGCCAGTACATTGCCGCAAACGACCCACACGAACATGAACATGAATATGTAACGCCCGCGAATGGCATCCGCCCGCGGCGAGGTAGCAACGAAGAACAGGCAGGCGAAGCAGAGCGCGAACCAAAGCACGCTGTAGTTCCACTCGGCGACAGAAAGAATCCATCGGTTATCGGCAATTCGGAAAAGCAATAGCCACGGATCATTTCCGAGGTGGATGATCCGGTCGATATCGGCATGCAGCCGATCATATCGGAAACCGCCTGCGAGAATGGGCAACATGTTTTTTATCGAGGTGAAGCTGCCCTGAAATATCATCAGTGCCATCAGCAGGCTCATGCCGGACAGCATTCGCGCGAGCCGCCGCCGGCCGAAAAAATGCCGGTAGGCACGCGCTCTTCCTCGCCCGAATCTGATGATGGCATAAGCAAGATCCACGGCGATCGCCATCATCGGAAAGAAGTACAGGAACAGCAGCGGCCATTGCACGAAATAATTGGCGTGCGAGGACTGCTCCCAATGCCCGGTCATCAACAGGATTGCGAGGCAGACAAAGCTGTAGCCGGCGACGCAGACATAGATCCACGTATCCCGGCGCAGATGTTCTACGACCTCGGACAATAGAGATGCCACGAAAGTCCGGACAAGGGAGAGATCGTATGGTGACCGCATGGGGCGACCATAGCTCGCCCTTTACTCAAGAACACTTAATGGAACCCGGCGTTCTTGAGTTTTGGCGAAACCGGCGACAGTGGCACCTGTCATCGTCACCCACGCCGACAAAACCTGTCGAAACGCCTTCCGACACTCAGGCCGGCTCGAAAACGAGCAGTTCCTCGAAGTGGTTCATGTCCTCGAAGGCGCAGAAGGCCGGCGGCTTGAGCGCGATCACCGGCGAACGGTCGCGGATCTCCTGCGCCACCTCGCCAAGGAACGGAACCCAGGCTGCAATCGTTTTGTCGTCAAAGCGCTCCTTCGGATAGGCGAAGGTAATGTGAAAAGAGTAATTGTCGTGATCGGGATGCCGGTAGCCGAGAAGATCGGCGAAACGGCTGCGCCAGGATTTCAATCGGGCTCTGTCATCCGCCGTCACTCCATCCAGCGTCAGACCCGCCGGCGTTGCCTCGGTCACCTCCATCTCGAACGGACCGTCGGGCGCAAAAGCCGCCAGCCGGTCCATGTAGATCGCCGTGATGTCGTCGATCGGCGTATCCAGCGGCACATCGGCTGGCCAGAACGGCAGCTTGCGGCGATATTCGATGATTCCCTGAAACAGCGTCATGTGCAGACTGGAAACCGGCGTAAAAGCAAGCTGAGCCGCACCCGGCATGGCGAGATAGCGCGCCCGGGCATCGACGACCACCTGCTCGCTCTCGGTTTCCGGCAACAGATGACAAACGACGGTGTTTCCCGGTTCGGGGAGAAACTGCCCGGAAGAATCGTATCGCGTTCCGAAATGTGGAAGAGGTTGCGGCGTCAGCGTCCGGGAAAAGAGATGCAGATTGGGAGGGAGAGTATCAGGAGTGATCGGTTCGCCGGCCATGGAACAACCTTTGCAGAGGGGAAGCGCTGGTCTATCCGCCCGACAACAAACCAGTATGACAACTGAATGAATTCCCGCTGCAAAAAACCGTTGTTTGCCGCTCCCCAACTTTCCTGCATTTGACTTCATTTAAGGGGTTGGTTTGCACGAGAGTTTTCCCTATAAGCCCCTTCTAGCCTGAAAAGACCCTCGTTTGTGCCCCGGCCGGTGAAAATTCACCCTGGCCGGTTTTTCGCGCAACCTGAAAATGGAAATAAGCCCATGCCGAAGCGCCAAGATATCAAGTCCATCCTCATCATCGGCGCTGGACCGATCGTCATCGGCCAGGCATGCGAATTCGACTATTCCGGCACGCAGGCCTGCAAGGCGCTGAAGGAAGAAGGTTACCGGGTCATTCTGGTAAACTCCAACCCGGCGACGATCATGACCGATCCGAACCTTGCCGACGCCACCTATGTCGAGCCGATCACGCCTGAAGTCGTCGCCAAGATCATCGCCAAGGAGCGCCCGGACGCGCTGCTCCCGACCATGGGTGGCCAGACCGCGCTCAACACCGCGCTGTCCCTCAAGCGCATGGGCGTTCTCGACCGCTACAATGTCGAGATGATCGGCGCAAAGCCGGAAGCCATCGACAAGGCCGAGGACCGTGCCCTCTTCCGTGAAGCCATGGCAAAGATCGGCCTTGAAACGCCGCGCTCGATGCTGGCCAACGCCACCGAAATCAAGGACGCCGACCGCAAGAAGCACGAGGCCGCCCGCAACGAAGTGAAGGCCAAGCTTTCCGGCGCAGAACTCGACAAGGCGCTCGACGAGCTGGAAAACCAGTGGAACCTCGGCGAGACCGACCGCAAGCAGCGCTATATCAGCCACGCTATGGCGATCGCAGCCCAGGCCCTCGACACGGTCGGCCTGCCGGCCATCATCCGCCCCTCCTTCACCATGGGCGGCACCGGCGGCGGCATTGCCTACAACCGTTCGGAATTCTTCGAGATCGTCGGCTACGGCCTCGACGCCTCGCCGACCACGGAAGTCCTCGTCGAGGAAAGCGTTCTCGGCTGGAAGGAATATGAAATGGAAGTGGTCCGCGATAAGGCGGACAACTGCATCATCATCTGCTCCATCGAGAACATCGATCCGATGGGCGTCCACACCGGCGATTCCATCACTGTCGCGCCAGCCCTGACGCTGACGGACAAGGAATACCAGATCATGCGTAACGCCTCGATCGCGGTTCTGCGCGAGATCGGCGTCGAGACCGGGGGCTCGAACGTGCAGTTCGCCGTCAATCCGAAGGACGGCCGCCTCGTCGTCATCGAAATGAACCCGCGCGTATCGCGCTCGTCGGCGCTGGCCTCCAAGGCGACCGGCTTCCCGATCGCCAAGATCGCCGCCAAGCTCGCCATCGGCTACACGCTCGACGAACTGGAGAACGACATCACCGGCGGCGCGACCCCGGCATCGTTCGAACCGTCCATCGACTATGTCGTCACCAAGATCCCGCGTTTCGCCTTCGAAAAGTTCCCGGGCGCCTCGCCGGTCCTGACCACGGCCATGAAGTCGGTCGGCGAAGTCATGGCCATCGGCCGCACCTTCGCGGAATCGCTGCAGAAGGCTCTTCGCGGCCTCGAAACCGGATTGACGGGCCTCGACGAGATCGAGATCCCGGGCCTTGGCGAAGGCGACGATCACAACGCAATCCGCGCCGCCATCGGCACGCCGACGCCGGATCGCCTGCGTCAGGTCGCCCAGGCCCTGCGTCTTGGCATGTCCGAGACGGAAGTGCACGAAAGCTGCAAGATTGATCCGTGGTTCATCGCCCAGTTCAAGGCCATCGTCGACATGGAGGCCCGCATCCGCGAGCACGGCCTGCCGACTGATGCCGAGAACCTGCGCATGCTGAAGTCCATGGGCTTCTCCGACGCACGCCTCGCCAGTCTGACGCACAAGCGCCCGAAGGAAGTGGCGGAACTGCGCAACACGCTCAACGTGCGCCCGGTCTACAAGCGCATCGACACTTGCGCCGCCGAATTCGCCTCGCCGACCGCCTACATGTATTCGACCTATGAAACGCCTTTCGTCGGCGCCGCTCGCTCGGAAGCCCAGATTTCCGACCGCAAGAAGGTCGTCATTCTTGGCGGTGGTCCGAACCGTATCGGCCAGGGCATAGAGTTCGACTACTGCTGCTGCCATGCCGCCTTCGCGCTGAAGGATGCAGGCTATGAAGCGATCATGGTCAACTGCAACCCGGAAACGGTTTCCACCGACTACGACACCTCAGATCGCCTCTATTTCGAGCCGCTGACGGCCGAAGACGTGATCGAGATCATGCGCGCCGAACAGGAAAAGGGCGAACTGGTCGGCGTCATCGTCCAGTTCGGCGGCCAGACGCCGCTGAAGCTCGCCGAAGCGCTGGAAAAGAACGGCATCCCGATCCTCGGCACCGCGCCCGACATGATCGACCTCGCCGAAGACCGCGACCGCTTCCAGAAGCTGCTGATGAAGCTCGACCTCAACCAGCCGAACAACGGCATCGCCTACTCGGTCGAGCAGGCTCGCCTTGTCGCCTCCGAAATCGGCTTCCCGCTGGTCGTGCGCCCGTCCTACGTTCTCGGCGGCCGCGCCATGCAGATCATCCACAATGAGAGCATGCTGCAGACCTACCTGCTCGACACCGTTCCGGAACTCGTGCCGGAAGACATCAAGCAGCGTTATCCGAACGACAAGACCGGCCAGATCAACACCCTGCTCGGCAAGAATCCGCTTCTGTTCGACAGCTACCTGACCAACGCCATCGAAGTGGACGTCGATGCGCTCTGCGATGGCAAGGACGTCTTCGTCAGCGGCATCATGGAGCATATTGAAGAAGCCGGCATCCATTCCGGCGACTCGGCATGCTCCCTGCCGGTCCACTCGCTGTCGGACGAGATCGTCGATGCCCTGGAACGCCAGACCGTGGCGCTGGCAAAGGCGCTCAATGTCGGCGGCCTGATGAACGTGCAGTACGCCATCAAGGACGGCGTGATCTACATCCTCGAAGTCAACCCGCGCGCCTCGCGCACCGTGCCCTTCGTCGCCAAGACCGTCGGTGCACCGATTGCCAAGATCGCAGCCCGCGTCATGGCCGGCGAGAAGCTCGATGCTGCCATCTCCGCCTATGGAGCGAAGCCAGATCCGCGCAAGCTGAAGCATATCGCCGTCAAGGAAGCCGTCTTCCCCTTCGCCCGCTTCCCGGGTGTGGACACGCTGCTCGGCCCGGAAATGCGCTCGACCGGCGAAGTCATCGGCCTCGACACCGATTACGCGCTGGCCTTCGCCAAGGCGCAGCTCGGCGCGGGCGTCGAACTTCCGCGCGATGGAACGGTCTTCGTTTCGGTCCGTGACGAGGACAAGGAGCGCGTGCTCCCGGCCATCAGCCTGCTTTCAAGCATCGGCTTCAAGGTTCTGGCCACCGGCGGCACTGCCCGTTTCCTCGCTGAAAAGGGTATCAAGGCTGAAAAGATCAACAAGGTTCTGGAAGGACGTCCGCATATCGAGGACGCCATCCGCAACCGTCAGGTCCAGCTGGTCTTCAACACCACGGACGGCAACAAGGCAGTCTCCGACTCCAAGTCCCTGCGCCGCGCCGCCCTGATGCAGAAGGTGCCCTACTACACGACGATGGCCGGCGCGCTTGCCGCCGCACAGGCCATCGAGGCCCTGAAGAAGGGCCAGCTCGAAGTTCGCCCGCTGCAGAGCTACTTCTGAAAATCATATGGGTCGGATGAGACGATCATCCGACCCATCATCATTTGACATTTGTCTATTAGCCCGGAGAAGGCGATTATCCCCACTCAAGTCGGGGAGGACTTCTCATGAAAAACGAGACTGATACCGTCGCCGTCGCGGGACGGCGCGAATGGATCGGGCTCTATATCCTTTCCATTGCCTGCCTGATCTATTCCATGGATCTGTCCGTGCTGTTCCTGGCAATGCCGGCGATCACCACCGATCTCGATCCCTCGGCTGCCGAACTTCTCTGGATCAACGATATCTACGGCTTCATGGTCGCCGGCTTCCTCGTCACCATGGGTACACTTGGCGACCGCATCGGCCGCCGCAAGGTTCTCCTGATCGGTGCCGCCGCCTTCGGTGTGGCCTCCGTTTTCGCTGCCTTCTCGACATCGGCCCAGATGCTGATTGCCGCCCGGGCCTGTCTCGGCATTGCCGGCGCGACCATCGCCCCATCGACGCTGTCGCTGGTGGTCAACCTCTTCTCGGACGAGAAGGAACGTAACCGGGCGATCGGTGTCTGGGGTACGGCCTTTGCCCTTGGCGGCCTGATCGGACCATTGATCGGCGGCATCCTGCTCCAGTATTTCCACTGGGGTTCCGTCTTCCTCATCAATGTCCCCATCATGCTGGCGCTCATCGTCGCCGCCCCCTTCCTGCTGCCGGAATATCGCGGCGACGGTGCCGGGCGGCTGGACCTGCCTAGTGTCGGACTGTCGCTCGCCACCGTCCTGCCGATCATCTACGGCTTCAAGAAGATCGCGACAGATGGGATGAATCCCGTCTATCTCGTTCCCATAGCATCCGGGCTGGTTTTCGGCGTGCTGTTCGTCCGGCGTCAGTGCAGTCTTGCCGATCCGCTGATCGACCTCTCCCTGTTCAGGATACCCGCCTTCCTCGCATCGCTGCTGGTCAACCTCTCCGGCGTCTTCTTCGTCTTCGGCATTTTCCTGTTCCAGAACCAGTATCTGCAACTGGTGATCGGCCTGACGCCGCTCGAAGCCGCACTCTGGTCCGGTCTGCCCGGCCTCGTCTTCACCGTGATGTCGCTGCAGGCCTATCGGATCACCAACCGCCTCGGCCCGGTGAAGACAGTGCTGATCGGCTTGCTGGTCAACGCCGTCGGTGCCGCCGTCATGGCCGTTGCCGCCTATTACGAGAGCCTGTTCGGCGTGCTCGGCGCGAGCGCCCTGATTGCGCTGGGCTTCGTTCCGGTCATTCTGACGACAACCGGCCTGATCGTCGGCTCCGCGCCGCCGGAACGCGCGGGTGCCGCCTCGGCCATCTCGGAGACCAGTGCCGAGTTCGGAGGAGCGCTCGGCGTCGCCCTGCTCGGCAGCTTCGGCAGCGTCATCTATCGCATCGCCATGAATGGCGCCGACTTCGATGGTCTGC
The window above is part of the Rhizobium sp. ACO-34A genome. Proteins encoded here:
- a CDS encoding flagellar biosynthesis protein FlgM — protein: MEWKGRRQSDNIEDRRGTSTGRGGMGRDPFGRSGMQLPTGGRRGGGMSIGTIIFLVVIYFVLKMMGIDMLQLLGDGSMQQQGSGYEQSIGEQPSQPASDEMTAFVRTVLAETEDTWNGIFKAAGQTYQEPTLVLFAGRTASACGTASSATGPFYCPGDRKVYLDTDFFRELNDRFGASGDFAEAYVVAHEVGHHVQNLTGILPKFNQMRQSMSEVESNQMSVRVELQADCFAGIWGKYTQQKGLLEAGDLEEALNAAKQIGDDTLQKRSQGYVVPDSFNHGTSAQRMKWFKRGFDSGKVDSCDTFSGPV
- a CDS encoding carbamoyl phosphate synthase large subunit → MPKRQDIKSILIIGAGPIVIGQACEFDYSGTQACKALKEEGYRVILVNSNPATIMTDPNLADATYVEPITPEVVAKIIAKERPDALLPTMGGQTALNTALSLKRMGVLDRYNVEMIGAKPEAIDKAEDRALFREAMAKIGLETPRSMLANATEIKDADRKKHEAARNEVKAKLSGAELDKALDELENQWNLGETDRKQRYISHAMAIAAQALDTVGLPAIIRPSFTMGGTGGGIAYNRSEFFEIVGYGLDASPTTEVLVEESVLGWKEYEMEVVRDKADNCIIICSIENIDPMGVHTGDSITVAPALTLTDKEYQIMRNASIAVLREIGVETGGSNVQFAVNPKDGRLVVIEMNPRVSRSSALASKATGFPIAKIAAKLAIGYTLDELENDITGGATPASFEPSIDYVVTKIPRFAFEKFPGASPVLTTAMKSVGEVMAIGRTFAESLQKALRGLETGLTGLDEIEIPGLGEGDDHNAIRAAIGTPTPDRLRQVAQALRLGMSETEVHESCKIDPWFIAQFKAIVDMEARIREHGLPTDAENLRMLKSMGFSDARLASLTHKRPKEVAELRNTLNVRPVYKRIDTCAAEFASPTAYMYSTYETPFVGAARSEAQISDRKKVVILGGGPNRIGQGIEFDYCCCHAAFALKDAGYEAIMVNCNPETVSTDYDTSDRLYFEPLTAEDVIEIMRAEQEKGELVGVIVQFGGQTPLKLAEALEKNGIPILGTAPDMIDLAEDRDRFQKLLMKLDLNQPNNGIAYSVEQARLVASEIGFPLVVRPSYVLGGRAMQIIHNESMLQTYLLDTVPELVPEDIKQRYPNDKTGQINTLLGKNPLLFDSYLTNAIEVDVDALCDGKDVFVSGIMEHIEEAGIHSGDSACSLPVHSLSDEIVDALERQTVALAKALNVGGLMNVQYAIKDGVIYILEVNPRASRTVPFVAKTVGAPIAKIAARVMAGEKLDAAISAYGAKPDPRKLKHIAVKEAVFPFARFPGVDTLLGPEMRSTGEVIGLDTDYALAFAKAQLGAGVELPRDGTVFVSVRDEDKERVLPAISLLSSIGFKVLATGGTARFLAEKGIKAEKINKVLEGRPHIEDAIRNRQVQLVFNTTDGNKAVSDSKSLRRAALMQKVPYYTTMAGALAAAQAIEALKKGQLEVRPLQSYF
- a CDS encoding MFS transporter, which translates into the protein MKNETDTVAVAGRREWIGLYILSIACLIYSMDLSVLFLAMPAITTDLDPSAAELLWINDIYGFMVAGFLVTMGTLGDRIGRRKVLLIGAAAFGVASVFAAFSTSAQMLIAARACLGIAGATIAPSTLSLVVNLFSDEKERNRAIGVWGTAFALGGLIGPLIGGILLQYFHWGSVFLINVPIMLALIVAAPFLLPEYRGDGAGRLDLPSVGLSLATVLPIIYGFKKIATDGMNPVYLVPIASGLVFGVLFVRRQCSLADPLIDLSLFRIPAFLASLLVNLSGVFFVFGIFLFQNQYLQLVIGLTPLEAALWSGLPGLVFTVMSLQAYRITNRLGPVKTVLIGLLVNAVGAAVMAVAAYYESLFGVLGASALIALGFVPVILTTTGLIVGSAPPERAGAASAISETSAEFGGALGVALLGSFGSVIYRIAMNGADFDGLPADMVEASRSTLAAAVDAARTLGGPAPWLDLARSSFSIGFAASCAAATVALILLAIVARRVYSLNPVTESAPAH